A DNA window from Thermosynechococcaceae cyanobacterium Okahandja contains the following coding sequences:
- a CDS encoding lysophospholipid acyltransferase family protein, whose product MPRDREPLMSLLLYHLFKWSVVSPLLHTYFRGRIYGAHQVPLRGPVVVVANHASYFDPPLISNAVRRPVAWMAKDELFRIPIFRTLITWYGAYPVKRGASDRRALQAALQALDQGWAVGVFLEGTRTPDGRIYDPKLGAALIAAKAQAPLLPVCLWGTQAILQKKGWPRSVPITVRIGQPIAPPASSDRHALQAVTQICCECINALHAQGR is encoded by the coding sequence GTGCCGCGCGATCGCGAACCGTTGATGAGTTTGCTGCTCTACCACCTATTCAAATGGTCGGTGGTCAGTCCCCTGCTGCACACCTACTTTCGCGGGCGGATCTATGGGGCGCACCAAGTGCCCCTCCGCGGACCGGTGGTGGTGGTGGCCAACCATGCCAGTTACTTTGATCCGCCCCTTATTTCCAATGCGGTGCGGCGACCCGTGGCTTGGATGGCAAAGGACGAACTCTTTCGCATTCCCATTTTTCGCACCCTAATTACCTGGTATGGGGCTTACCCGGTTAAGCGGGGTGCCAGCGATCGCCGTGCGCTGCAAGCGGCTCTTCAGGCTCTTGATCAGGGTTGGGCTGTGGGTGTCTTTCTTGAGGGTACCCGCACCCCTGACGGTCGCATCTACGATCCTAAGCTGGGGGCGGCCCTGATTGCCGCAAAAGCCCAAGCTCCCCTGCTGCCGGTGTGTTTGTGGGGCACCCAAGCCATTCTGCAAAAAAAGGGCTGGCCGCGATCGGTTCCCATTACCGTGCGCATTGGCCAACCCATCGCCCCCCCTGCCAGTAGCGATCGCCACGCGTTACAGGCCGTCACTCAAATCTGCTGCGAGTGCATCAATGCCCTCCACGCCCAAGGGCGCTAG
- the fabD gene encoding ACP S-malonyltransferase, producing MTKTAWLFPGQGSQRSGMMADLLDAYPPTQERCALAASILGWSVIECCAGTTGDLDQTLYTQPSLFVVESLLVDALKERGATADFVAGHSLGEYVALYAANVFDFVTGLKLVQKRAALMNVAGGGKMVALIGFDRDALMGAIATTPDVVLANDNHPGQVVISGTPAAVDTLLNQIKVKRAVPLNVSGAFHSPFMAEAAAEFASVLAECPFHDAVMPVLNNVEPQPTTEASVIKERLRLQMTGSVRWVDTCHALAAAGVTEALEVGPRNVLAGLVKRTTPEISVTGVSSIATLPA from the coding sequence ATGACAAAAACAGCATGGTTGTTTCCCGGCCAAGGCTCGCAACGTAGCGGCATGATGGCGGATCTATTAGACGCTTATCCCCCCACTCAGGAACGATGCGCTCTGGCTGCATCTATCCTAGGCTGGTCGGTCATTGAGTGCTGTGCAGGCACGACAGGAGACCTCGACCAAACTCTTTACACGCAGCCCAGCCTGTTTGTGGTGGAGAGCCTACTGGTGGATGCCCTGAAAGAGCGAGGAGCTACCGCAGATTTTGTTGCTGGCCATAGCTTAGGGGAGTACGTGGCGCTTTATGCGGCGAACGTATTTGATTTTGTAACGGGCCTCAAGCTGGTGCAAAAACGCGCCGCTCTGATGAATGTAGCGGGCGGTGGCAAAATGGTGGCGCTCATCGGCTTTGATCGGGATGCCCTCATGGGGGCGATCGCCACCACCCCTGATGTTGTCCTCGCTAACGATAATCATCCGGGGCAGGTCGTTATCTCGGGTACGCCAGCGGCGGTTGATACACTGCTCAACCAAATTAAAGTCAAGCGGGCGGTGCCTCTGAATGTTAGCGGTGCCTTTCACTCTCCTTTTATGGCCGAAGCAGCGGCTGAATTTGCCAGTGTCTTGGCAGAGTGCCCCTTCCACGATGCCGTGATGCCGGTCTTAAATAATGTAGAACCCCAACCGACCACTGAGGCCAGTGTGATCAAAGAGCGCTTACGTTTACAAATGACCGGTTCTGTGCGCTGGGTGGATACCTGCCACGCCTTGGCTGCCGCAGGAGTGACCGAAGCCCTAGAAGTTGGCCCTAGAAACGTCCTTGCGGGATTGGTGAAACGCACCACGCCAGAGATTAGCGTCACTGGGGTTTCCTCGATTGCCACGTTACCCGCTTAG
- a CDS encoding Rpn family recombination-promoting nuclease/putative transposase, translating into MRDNLCKYLAEQYPTAFTQWLLKDSSPQVSILKTELSLEPIRADSVTFVQTQDRILHLEFQVEPQTEPPLPLRMLDYWVRLQRKYACEIVQVLILLRRTTIDVPTAFETETTLHRYRVIKLWEEDPQQFFSNPALLPFAVLAQTRNSEALLRAVAERVNQIEPESERRELNTVVQLMAGLQYKEELIESIFREGMMRESVMYQKILKEGEQQGLKRGLERGLQRGRQEGRREGRQEEACSLILRQLHRRLGHLPDEVIAQIRDLSLEQLETLGEALLDFQTLPDLQAWLRTCPH; encoded by the coding sequence ATGCGTGATAACCTCTGCAAATACCTCGCCGAACAGTATCCCACTGCCTTTACCCAATGGCTCCTCAAGGATAGCTCCCCTCAGGTCTCTATTCTCAAAACCGAACTGAGCCTCGAACCCATCCGTGCCGATTCCGTCACCTTTGTCCAAACCCAAGACCGGATTCTGCACCTTGAATTTCAAGTCGAGCCGCAAACCGAGCCACCCCTCCCCCTCAGAATGCTCGACTATTGGGTACGACTGCAGCGCAAATACGCCTGCGAGATTGTCCAAGTGCTGATTTTGCTACGGCGCACAACGATTGACGTCCCCACCGCCTTTGAAACCGAAACCACCCTTCACCGCTATCGCGTCATCAAGCTGTGGGAAGAAGACCCCCAGCAATTTTTCAGCAATCCGGCACTGCTGCCCTTTGCCGTGTTAGCGCAGACCCGCAATAGTGAAGCGCTACTGCGAGCCGTGGCAGAACGGGTGAATCAAATTGAGCCAGAGAGCGAGCGACGGGAGTTGAATACCGTCGTACAACTAATGGCTGGGTTACAGTACAAAGAAGAGCTAATCGAGTCAATTTTTCGGGAGGGAATGATGCGGGAATCGGTGATGTATCAAAAAATCCTCAAAGAAGGAGAACAACAAGGACTGAAACGAGGATTGGAACGAGGACTGCAACGGGGGCGGCAAGAAGGACGACGAGAAGGACGCCAAGAAGAAGCTTGCTCCCTCATCCTGCGTCAATTGCATCGACGACTGGGACATCTACCGGATGAGGTTATCGCCCAGATTCGTGACTTATCTCTAGAACAGTTAGAA